The proteins below come from a single Carnobacterium divergens DSM 20623 genomic window:
- a CDS encoding class I SAM-dependent methyltransferase, with the protein MGREFLTVFSEWATDYDTFVEGKDPAYQAVFQNYKEILNQVVRRSGDSVLEFGIGTGNLTSFLLASGKRVFPIEPSLEMRQLAKEKLPADFIIYDGDLEQYPRPTFPIDTIVSTYVFHHLTDSEKQRALKDYYHQLTADGKIIFADTMFESTQAYQSAIENAEISGFYDLASDLKREYYPLISTMRDAFQKAGFTVSFEQMNDFVWLVEAQK; encoded by the coding sequence ATGGGAAGAGAATTTTTAACTGTTTTTTCAGAATGGGCAACCGATTACGATACCTTTGTTGAAGGAAAGGATCCAGCTTATCAAGCTGTTTTTCAGAACTATAAAGAAATTTTAAATCAAGTAGTTCGCCGTAGTGGGGACTCTGTTTTAGAATTTGGAATTGGAACTGGAAATCTAACAAGCTTTTTATTAGCAAGTGGCAAACGGGTTTTTCCAATCGAACCCTCTTTAGAAATGCGCCAATTAGCAAAAGAGAAATTACCTGCTGATTTCATTATTTATGATGGTGATTTAGAGCAGTATCCTCGCCCTACTTTTCCAATCGACACTATCGTTAGCACTTATGTTTTTCACCACCTAACAGATTCTGAAAAGCAACGTGCGTTGAAAGATTATTATCACCAATTAACAGCTGATGGAAAAATTATCTTTGCCGATACGATGTTTGAAAGTACTCAAGCGTATCAAAGTGCCATTGAAAATGCCGAAATATCGGGATTTTATGATTTAGCATCTGATTTAAAGCGTGAATACTATCCCTTAATTTCAACTATGAGAGACGCTTTTCAAAAGGCAGGATTTACCGTTTCATTTGAACAAATGAACGATTTCGTTTGGCTTGTAGAAGCACAAAAATGA
- a CDS encoding S-ribosylhomocysteine lyase — protein sequence MEKMNVESFNLDHTKVKAPYVRLAGKKAGDNGDIIYKYDVRFKQPNKEHMEMASLHSLEHLTAELIRNHADYIVDWSPMGCQTGFYLTVINHDNYNEILDVLEATMKDVLIATEVPASNEIQCGWAASHTLTGAQELAKEFLAKRAEWEIVFAS from the coding sequence ATGGAAAAAATGAATGTTGAGAGTTTTAATTTAGACCATACAAAGGTCAAAGCCCCATATGTTCGTCTTGCTGGAAAAAAAGCAGGTGACAATGGAGATATCATTTATAAATACGATGTGCGTTTTAAGCAACCCAATAAAGAACACATGGAAATGGCAAGTTTACATTCATTAGAACATCTAACTGCTGAGTTGATTCGCAATCATGCGGACTATATTGTTGACTGGAGTCCGATGGGATGCCAAACTGGTTTCTATTTAACGGTCATTAATCATGATAACTACAATGAAATTTTAGATGTTTTAGAAGCAACTATGAAGGATGTTTTGATTGCTACAGAAGTTCCTGCCAGCAATGAAATCCAATGTGGTTGGGCTGCAAGTCATACATTGACAGGCGCTCAGGAATTAGCTAAAGAATTTTTAGCTAA